One segment of Candidatus Gracilibacteria bacterium DNA contains the following:
- a CDS encoding DUF378 domain-containing protein, protein MKAFDSIALLLLVIGGINWGLIGAFDFNLVNTILGGVPVLETIVYILVGIAALFVLFYDGKRLLDFSDNNNNTVRSRV, encoded by the coding sequence ATGAAAGCATTTGATTCGATTGCGTTACTCCTTCTTGTTATTGGTGGAATTAACTGGGGACTAATAGGAGCTTTTGACTTCAACCTTGTAAATACTATTCTTGGTGGAGTTCCAGTATTAGAGACTATAGTTTATATTTTGGTATGAATAGCTGCATTATTTGTTCTATTTTACGACGGGAAAAGACTACTAGACTTCTCAGATAATAACAATAATACTGTAAGATCACGAGTATAA